Within the Chryseobacterium geocarposphaerae genome, the region AAAAATCATGATTAATATATCCGTAAATAATGTTCTGCTAATCATTTTCCTTTTTTATTACAGCTTGCATTGTATCCTGAATCTTTTGAACCTCAGCTTTTTTCAGGTTTTTAACCACATAGACTTTGCTCAGGGCTCCCATTTTCTCACTTAATTCAACAGAAATGTCCCAAAACCCCGTCTTGTTATCCACTGAATACCCTGCAATAGTTCCTATCATTACTCCTTTAGGGAAAATTGCCGATTTTCCGTCTGTAACTACAGTATCGCCAATCTTTAAGGCAACATATTTGGGAACGTCAGCAAGATGCATTATTCGGGAATTGTCACCGTTCCATGTTAAAGTTCCGAAATATCCTGAGTTTTTTAATGCAGCGTTGATTCTGATTTTATTCACACTTAAAACAGATTGAACCAAAGCATAGCTATCTGTAGAGTTAATCACAATACCTGCAATTCCTTTAGGTGCCATTACTCCCATTTGCGGAAATACACCATCTCTTTTTCCTCTGTTAATGGTAAAATAGTTATTTCTTCGGTTAATACTATTGAAAACAATCTCACCGTCTACGAAAGTATAAATCTGTCCGCCGCCCAAAGTATCGTGAACTTTTCTGAAAACAGGATTTTTTGCTCCCTGCTTCCCGTAAAGCTCCATCATTAAAGATTTGTTCTGAGCAACAAGATCTTCATTGATTTGCTTTAACTTAAGATATGAAACTCCTTCATCGATATACCCGGAAAACCAGGAATTCAATGCGGCTGACTGACCCGCAATCCAGGATCTTTGCATTGCGTTTCTAGAGAATATCAGAACCAGAGCAATAATTTGCAGAAATATAAAGAAGACAAAAAGTGCGTTCTTCGAAAATAATCTCAGCAAAAATCCCATTCAGATGTGTTCGTAAAAAGTTAAAATTATTTTATTAAGAAATTGAATTTATCCATATTCTTAAGCGCAATACCCGTTCCGCGAACAACCGCTCTCAACGGATCTTCTGCTACAAAAACAGGAAGACCAGTCTTTTTATGCAATCTGTCTGCAAGACCTCTTAGTAATGCACCACCACCTGCAAGATAAATACCTGTTTTGTAAATATCCGCTGCCAATTCAGGCGGAGTTAAAGAAAGTGTTTCCATTACAGAATCTTCAATTCTGATGATCGATTTATCCAAAGCTCTTGCAATTTCCTTATATCCAACCATAATTTCTTTTGGCTTACCTGTAATAAGGTCTCTACCCTGAACCGGAATATCTTCAATATCAACTTCCAGATCTTCAACTGCAGAACCCACTTCAATTTTAATTCTTTCAGCAGTTCTTTCTCCAATATAAAGATTGTGATGTGTTCTTAAGTAATAAGCAATATCATTCGTAAAAACGTCGCCTGCAATTTTTACAGATTTGTCACAAACAATACCTCCTAAAGCAACTACAGCAATTTCAGTAGTACCTCCACCTATATCGATAATCATATTACCCTCAGGCTTCTGAACGTCGATTCCAACCCCTATTGCCGCAGCCATTGGCTCATAAATCAAACGTACTTCTTTAGCATTTACTTTTTGAGCAGAATCTCTTACCGCTCTTTTTTCAACCTCAGTAATCCCGGAAGGAATACAGATTACAATTCTCAATGCCGGCTGAATAAATTTACCCTTAATTCCAGGAATCTTTTTAATAAACTCCTTAATCATATGCTCAGAAGCATGAAAATCTGCAATTACCCCATCTTTCAACGGACGAATTGTCTTAATATCCTCATGAGTTTTCCCCTGCATATGTTTTGCCTGCTCTCCTACAGCAATCGGCCTACCCGTAGAACGTTCAATTGCTACAATTGACGGCTGATCTATAACAATTTTATTATTATGGATGATAAGGGTATTAGCTGTACCAAGGTCTATCGCAATTTCTTGCGTAAACATATCGAATAAACTCATATTTTACTTCTGATTTTTTTTAAAGATTTACAAAGATATAAATTTAACACTACCAAAGGAATTCTCCAAGCATATAATTTGGTTAAAATTTTATTAAATTTTCTAACCGCTTATTAACTTTTACTTTAGATATTTACGAACTTTGAACTCAACCAGATTTAAGGTGATTTAGAGTAAGAAAGGGAAAAGACGGAAGCCTCAGTATTTAACATAATAAAAATCTATATCACAAACAATTTCGAGCTATCTTAAAACTTTTAACATTCCGCGTAAATTCTCAGTTTAATTTTTGATTATAAGAAATAGTTTTTTACGATAATTATCATATATACTATCAGAGGATGATTAATTAAAAAAAACGTAAATTTGCTGCGCTTATGTTACAGTATTCCAACATCCATCAAACTGCGAATTTCTCGGTACTTTCCATTAGCTTTGAAAAGGCTGATGTGGAAACCAGGGGAAAGTTTGCCTTCTTTGATGAAAACATCAAAAATTTTGTCACCCGAATTCATGATGAGAACCTAGGGGATGCATTTGTAGTATCCACCTGTAACAGAACCGAAATCTATACCACTTCACCCAATTATCTTTTAATTGCTGAAGAGTATTGCAAAACGATTGGAGTTAACCTGATGGACTTCTTACAATTTGCCAATATTTTAACTAAAGAAGAGGCTTTAACCCACCTGTTCAGGGTTGCAGCAGGTCTAGAAAGCCAAATCATTGGGGATTTCGAAATTATCGGGCAAATCAAAAAAGCGTATAACCGTTTTAAAAAAGAAAGACAAAACTCGAATCCTTTTTTAGAAAGAGCCATAAATTCCGCGATTCAGATTTCTAAAAGAATCAAAAACGAAACCGGAATCTCTAACGGGGCAGCTTCCGTATCTTATGCGGCGGTTCATTATATTTTAAATAATCAAAAGAGAATTGCTGAAAAAAACATTCTGCTTTTAGGAGTAGGTGAAATTGGACAGAATACGGTTGAAAATCTGGTAAAGCACGTTTATCAGCCAAAAATTAAAATTGCTAACCGAACTCAGGAAACAGCCGCAAAAATTTCAGAGAAATACAATATTCCTCATATCGATTATGCTGATTTTGATAAAGAGCTCAGCGGAACCGATATTCTTATCGTAGCAACCGGAGCAAGACATCCGATTGTTAACAAATCTCATTTCCCGAATGGAAAAGAAACTTTAGTTATTGACCTTTCTATTCCCAATAACGTTGATAAAAACGTGATGGAAAATGAAAATGTAACATTAATTGATGTTGATGAGCTTTCGAAACAGATTCAGGAAACCATTCAGCAAAGGGAAAAAGAAATTCCAAAGGCAGAAAAAATTATTAAAGAGCTGACAAAAGATTTCCTTGAATGGGAAAAAAAGAGAAAGCTGGCTCCCAACATTCATCATTTCAAAGCGGTTTTAAAGAATATGGAGCGCAATGAAATGCACAATTTTTACAAGAAGAACAAGTACATAAACATCACGGATATGGAACTTTCCGATAAAATGATTCAGAAAATTACCAACCGTTTTGCAAAATATATCATCGATAATCCTTTAAAAGCCGAAGAAATTAGTAAATTAATGCACGAAATATTAGTTGAACAACCAAACAACGAATTCAATGAAAAGCATTAGAATCGGAACCCGAAACTCCGCATTGGCACTTTGGCAGGCAAGAGAAGTTGCGAGGCATCTTCAAAACAGCAATTATTTAACGGAAATCGTCCCTATTGTCTCTTCAGGCGATAAGAACCTTACTCAGCCGCTTTATTCTTTAGGAATTACGGGTGTTTTCACAAGAGATCTTGATGTTGCATTATTAAATGACGAGATCGATATTGCCGTGCATTCCCTGAAAGATGTTCCTACACAATTACCTCAAAACATTGAGATCGTTGCTTATCTGGAAAGAGATTTCCCACAGGACGTCCTGATCAGAAAAGAATCTGCACGAAATAAAGAATTCCATGAACTGAAATTAGCAACCAGCAGCTTAAGAAGAAGAGCTTTCTGGTTAAAAAACTTTCCTAATGCTGAGTTTTCAGATATCCGCGGAAACATTCAAACCCGTCTTCAGAAATTGGAAGAAGGAGATTTTGACGCCACGATTTTATCCTTAGCCGGAATTAAAAGAATGAAAATGGATATCGATTATGAAATGCTGCCATTTTTAATTCCTGCTCCGTCGCAGGGCGTTATTGCCGTTGCCGGACATTCCGATAAAAAAGACATCAACGATATTTTAAAATCAATCAATCACACTCCTACCCAAATCTGTGTAGAAATGGAAAGAAATTTCCTGAGCACTCTTGAAGGCGGATGTACAGCTCCCATCGGAGCTTTTGCTGAAATTTTTGAGGATCAGATCCGTTTTAAAGGAGCCCTTTGTTCTTTAGACGGCAAAAACTGTATCGCAACAGATGAAAGCTTCATCTATAATGAAGAAGAAAATTTTGGAGAAAAATTTGCAAAAGTTGTTCTCGAAAATGGCGGAAAAGAACTCATGACGGAAATTAAAAGTCAGATTTAATTGATCTTAAATTCCTGAATAATGAGAAAGTATTTCACCATTCTTATCATTATGTTTTGTGTCTTAACTTTAAAAGCACAGAATCAGTTTGCCCAAAAACTTTCTGATGCCGCTTTAAGTTTAACAAAAGACAAAGTCACCTACGATCCCGCTTATTTTACGATCAAATATCCGAATGGAGATATTCCCTCGGATAAAGGAGTATGCACAGATGTTATTATCAGAGCCTACAGAAAATTGGGAATTGATCTTCAGAAAGAGGTGCATGAAGATATGGTGAAAAATTTTTCAAAATATCCTAAAACATGGGGCTTGAAAAAGACCGACACCAATATTGATCATCGCAGAGTTCCTAATTTAAGGGTATTCTTTGCCAGGTTCGGAAAATCAAAATCAATAGAAACCAAACCGGAACTGTATATTCCCGGAGATATTGTAACCTGGATTTTACCCGGAAATTTAACGCACATCGGTATTGTGGTCAACAGAAAATCGGCAGACGGAAAACGATATTTAATTGTTCATAATATCGGAGGAGGACAGGTTATTGAAGACTGTTTATTTAAATTTACCATTACCGGACATTATCAATATCAGAAATAAAGAGTATGAAAAATAGTATTAGCTTTCTATTTATATTGATAATAGGTTTTGCAGCAGGACAGAAAAACGAACTGAAAATCATTAATAAACCGATCAGCTATTCCGAGGAAAGAGTTCGATTAAGTTTAGAATATCTGAAGGAACATCACGGATTGGTTCAAAAAACGCCAACAATAGTTCCTAAAATGATCGTTCTTCATTATACTGCAGGCGGAAATGTAGAAAGTAATTTCAAATATTTTAATAAAACAACTCTGGAAAGCGGAAGAAGTACTTTAAAGAAGCAAAGTACACTAAATGTTTCTTCCCAATTCATTATTGATCGTGACGGGACAATTTATCAGTTAATGGAGCCTACTCAATTCGCAAGACATACCATAGGATTAAATTACTGTGCAATAGGAATTGAAAATATCGGAAGTAAAAAGGAACCGCTTACAGAAAAACAAGTTGTAGCTAATGCACAACTCGTAAGATATTTAACTCAGAAATATAAAATTGAATATCTTATCGGCCATTCGGAGTATGGTATTTTCAGAAACTCAAAACTCTGGAAAGAATCTGATCCCAAATATTTCACGGGAAAAGAAGATCCGGGAAAAGATTTTATGAACAAAGTGAGATTTCAGGTCGCCGATTTACATTTAAAAGATCAACCTTAATGAAGATTTTATTTACCAAAACCATAGATCCAGCTGTTATATCCAAAGAATTAGGAGAGGATATTTTAGTTGACTGTGTCGAGGTAATTAAAACAAATCCTATAAAGGTAAAACCGTTTGATCTGAAAAATTATTCATTGATTTTTACAAGCGCAAAAGGAGTAAATTCCTTTTTTAAAAACGGATTTAAGCCCAACGAAAATTTTACCGCAAAAAACTACAATAAAATTTACTGTGTGGGTGAAAAAACAAAACGTGAATTAAGAAAAAACGGCTTTGGTACTTTTAAAATGCTGAAAAATGCTGACAACCTTTCAAAATTTATTATAGCTCACTGTCAGCATGAAAAATTTTTACACTTCTGTGGAAACATAGCACTGGATGTGCTTGACGAAAATCTTCCTTTACAAAACATCAGCTATAAAAAAGTCATCATTTACAACACAGAGCAAATCAATCCGTTGATAAATGAAAAATATCATGTCACTGTATTTTTTAGTCCGAGCGGAGTTCGTAGTTTTGCAAATCGAAATTCCTTTGATGATACTACTCTTGTTTCAATTGGTGAAACCACGGCCAATGAATTAAGAAAGTATACTTCAAACCCGATTTTAGTTTCAGAAGGAAACAATCTGATGTGTGTTTTGAAACTGATTAAAAAGGAAATTCTAAACAAAAATTGAATATTTAATTGTCTTTTTGGCAATATCAGTCTATTATATTATGATTAAGAACGACCTATACTTAAAAGCACTTCGCGGAGAAACCGTAGAAAGACCACCAGTTTGGATGATGAGACAAGCGGGAAGATATTTACCGGAATTCATTGCGCTGCGTGATCAATATGATTTCTTCACAAGATGTCAGACTCCGGAACTGGCTTCTGAAATTACAGTACAGCCGATCAGAAGGTTTCCGTTGGATGCTGCGATTTTATTTTCTGATATTTTGGTGGTTCCGCAAGCAATGGGAATTGACTTTAAAATGAAAGAATCTGTTGGTCCGTGGCTGGATACTCCGATCAGAACAATGGAGCAGGTTCAGAATGTTGTGGTTCCGGATGTGAATGATACGTTAGGATACGTTTTTGATGCCATTGAACTGACTTTGCAAAAATTAGACAATGAAATTCCATTAATCGGTTTTGCAGGTTCTCCCTGGACAATTCTTTGCTATTGTGTAGAAGGAAAAGGAAGTAAGGCATTTGATATTGCTAAATCTTTCTGTTTCCAGCAACCGGAGGCGGCTCATTTATTACTTCAGAAAATTACGGATACTACCATCGCTTACCTGAAAAGAAAAGTGGAAAAAGGGGTTTCTGCGGTTCAGGTTTTCGATTCTTGGGGAGGAATGCTTTCTCCGGCTGACTACCAGGAATTCTCTTGGAAGTATATCAATCAGATCGTTGAAGCTTTAAGTCCTTTAACTCACGTTGTTGTTTTTGGTAAAGGATGCTGGTTTGCTTTGGAAGATATGACGATGTCTAAAGTTTCGGCTTTAGGAGTTGACTGGACGATTACCCCGGAAATGGCAAGAACAATGACGAACCATACCATGACGCTGCAGGGAAATTTTGATCCTGCAAGATTGCATTCTACACCTGAAACTATTAAAAAGATGGTGACAGAAATGATTAACCGTTTCGGAAAAGACAGATATATCGCGAATTTAGGTCACGGAATTTTACCGAATATTCCTGTAGAAAATGCAGAAGCGTTTATCAGAGCGGTTGTGGATTGGAAACCCAACATTTAATTCTAAAATATTTTCCCACAGATTTCGCAGATCACACTGATTATTTATTCTGTGAAATTTGTGTAATCTGTGGGAAACCCAAATAAAATCCCTTTCAGTAATTGAAAGGGATTCTTCTATGAGTAAAATATTAATTGACTTCTGTAATGAAATCTTCTTTTGATTTTCTCACCTTAGTAAGGTTTACCAACCAGTCGTTTGATGCATCTCTGTAACCTAACGGTAGCAATAGAACGCTTTTTAGCCCTTTTTCTTTTAAATTTAATACTTTATCCACTTCTTCCGGAGAAAAGCCTTCCATTGGTGTAGAATCTACCTCTTCGAACGCCGCAGCGATAATGGCTGCACCAAATGAAATATAAGCCTGTTTCGCGGCATGAGTAAAGTTTTCTTCAGCAGATCTTTGTGGGTATGTACTCAACAGCATCTGTCTGTAGTTTTCCCAGCCTTCGTTCTTAAAGCCTCTGATATCATTTGTCAGATCAAACATTTTATTGATTCTTTCCTCTGTATACGTATCCCAAGCCGCAAAAACCAAAAGATGAGAACAGTCTGTAATCTGTGGCTGATTCCATGCGTGAGGTTTAATCTGTTCCTTGATTTCCTGATTGGTAACCACGATGATTTCAAAAGGCTGAAGTCCGCTTGACGTAGGTGCTAATCTTGCTGCCTCTAATATTTTATCCACTTTTTCCTGTGGCACTTTTTGACCGTTCATTGCTTTAGTTGCAAATCTCCAGTTCAATTTTTCAATTAATTCCATGCATTAAATTTTGACTGAACAAAATTACTCCATGCGACATGATATTCAGATACTAAATTTTAAATTTGTTATATTGTCAACATCTATTATCAATAAATTAATACCATAATAAAATGACAGAAAACACTGAATTTGATATTGAAGAATACAAAAGACAATCTGAAACACAAAGGCAAACTATCAATAATGAAGTATACGATGAAATATTAAAAAGTGCGAAATTCTTTTTACAAAAAAGAAAAAACAATATCGTAAGTGAAGAAATTGTTACTGCACTGGAAAGGATGGAAGAAGCATCCAGAATTCCTAACCTGAATGAAATAACGGACATCTATCTTTTTGAATCTGAATTCGGATTAAACTCCAGAGAGCTTTCCGAAGAGTTTCTTTATATTATTCTTATTATGATCGCTCAGCATTACAAGGATGAGCAAATGCACTATCTTGAAGAAATCATTCTGACCGACGGTAAATTCCGGGGCTCAAATGCACTTCAGTTTTATCTGAAAATAGGAACTTCACATAAAGAAAAAAGGGAATATGTTTTAAACTTCATTGAAAGTAATATAGATAAATTCCCGGAAAGTCATAAAAATATGGTG harbors:
- a CDS encoding DUF1287 domain-containing protein, which translates into the protein MRKYFTILIIMFCVLTLKAQNQFAQKLSDAALSLTKDKVTYDPAYFTIKYPNGDIPSDKGVCTDVIIRAYRKLGIDLQKEVHEDMVKNFSKYPKTWGLKKTDTNIDHRRVPNLRVFFARFGKSKSIETKPELYIPGDIVTWILPGNLTHIGIVVNRKSADGKRYLIVHNIGGGQVIEDCLFKFTITGHYQYQK
- a CDS encoding uroporphyrinogen-III synthase — its product is MKILFTKTIDPAVISKELGEDILVDCVEVIKTNPIKVKPFDLKNYSLIFTSAKGVNSFFKNGFKPNENFTAKNYNKIYCVGEKTKRELRKNGFGTFKMLKNADNLSKFIIAHCQHEKFLHFCGNIALDVLDENLPLQNISYKKVIIYNTEQINPLINEKYHVTVFFSPSGVRSFANRNSFDDTTLVSIGETTANELRKYTSNPILVSEGNNLMCVLKLIKKEILNKN
- a CDS encoding rod shape-determining protein, with translation MSLFDMFTQEIAIDLGTANTLIIHNNKIVIDQPSIVAIERSTGRPIAVGEQAKHMQGKTHEDIKTIRPLKDGVIADFHASEHMIKEFIKKIPGIKGKFIQPALRIVICIPSGITEVEKRAVRDSAQKVNAKEVRLIYEPMAAAIGVGIDVQKPEGNMIIDIGGGTTEIAVVALGGIVCDKSVKIAGDVFTNDIAYYLRTHHNLYIGERTAERIKIEVGSAVEDLEVDIEDIPVQGRDLITGKPKEIMVGYKEIARALDKSIIRIEDSVMETLSLTPPELAADIYKTGIYLAGGGALLRGLADRLHKKTGLPVFVAEDPLRAVVRGTGIALKNMDKFNFLIK
- a CDS encoding NAD(P)H-dependent oxidoreductase; translation: MELIEKLNWRFATKAMNGQKVPQEKVDKILEAARLAPTSSGLQPFEIIVVTNQEIKEQIKPHAWNQPQITDCSHLLVFAAWDTYTEERINKMFDLTNDIRGFKNEGWENYRQMLLSTYPQRSAEENFTHAAKQAYISFGAAIIAAAFEEVDSTPMEGFSPEEVDKVLNLKEKGLKSVLLLPLGYRDASNDWLVNLTKVRKSKEDFITEVN
- the hemA gene encoding glutamyl-tRNA reductase, with translation MLQYSNIHQTANFSVLSISFEKADVETRGKFAFFDENIKNFVTRIHDENLGDAFVVSTCNRTEIYTTSPNYLLIAEEYCKTIGVNLMDFLQFANILTKEEALTHLFRVAAGLESQIIGDFEIIGQIKKAYNRFKKERQNSNPFLERAINSAIQISKRIKNETGISNGAASVSYAAVHYILNNQKRIAEKNILLLGVGEIGQNTVENLVKHVYQPKIKIANRTQETAAKISEKYNIPHIDYADFDKELSGTDILIVATGARHPIVNKSHFPNGKETLVIDLSIPNNVDKNVMENENVTLIDVDELSKQIQETIQQREKEIPKAEKIIKELTKDFLEWEKKRKLAPNIHHFKAVLKNMERNEMHNFYKKNKYINITDMELSDKMIQKITNRFAKYIIDNPLKAEEISKLMHEILVEQPNNEFNEKH
- the hemE gene encoding uroporphyrinogen decarboxylase, which codes for MIKNDLYLKALRGETVERPPVWMMRQAGRYLPEFIALRDQYDFFTRCQTPELASEITVQPIRRFPLDAAILFSDILVVPQAMGIDFKMKESVGPWLDTPIRTMEQVQNVVVPDVNDTLGYVFDAIELTLQKLDNEIPLIGFAGSPWTILCYCVEGKGSKAFDIAKSFCFQQPEAAHLLLQKITDTTIAYLKRKVEKGVSAVQVFDSWGGMLSPADYQEFSWKYINQIVEALSPLTHVVVFGKGCWFALEDMTMSKVSALGVDWTITPEMARTMTNHTMTLQGNFDPARLHSTPETIKKMVTEMINRFGKDRYIANLGHGILPNIPVENAEAFIRAVVDWKPNI
- the mreC gene encoding rod shape-determining protein MreC — translated: MGFLLRLFSKNALFVFFIFLQIIALVLIFSRNAMQRSWIAGQSAALNSWFSGYIDEGVSYLKLKQINEDLVAQNKSLMMELYGKQGAKNPVFRKVHDTLGGGQIYTFVDGEIVFNSINRRNNYFTINRGKRDGVFPQMGVMAPKGIAGIVINSTDSYALVQSVLSVNKIRINAALKNSGYFGTLTWNGDNSRIMHLADVPKYVALKIGDTVVTDGKSAIFPKGVMIGTIAGYSVDNKTGFWDISVELSEKMGALSKVYVVKNLKKAEVQKIQDTMQAVIKKEND
- a CDS encoding peptidoglycan recognition protein family protein, whose protein sequence is MKNSISFLFILIIGFAAGQKNELKIINKPISYSEERVRLSLEYLKEHHGLVQKTPTIVPKMIVLHYTAGGNVESNFKYFNKTTLESGRSTLKKQSTLNVSSQFIIDRDGTIYQLMEPTQFARHTIGLNYCAIGIENIGSKKEPLTEKQVVANAQLVRYLTQKYKIEYLIGHSEYGIFRNSKLWKESDPKYFTGKEDPGKDFMNKVRFQVADLHLKDQP
- the hemC gene encoding hydroxymethylbilane synthase → MKSIRIGTRNSALALWQAREVARHLQNSNYLTEIVPIVSSGDKNLTQPLYSLGITGVFTRDLDVALLNDEIDIAVHSLKDVPTQLPQNIEIVAYLERDFPQDVLIRKESARNKEFHELKLATSSLRRRAFWLKNFPNAEFSDIRGNIQTRLQKLEEGDFDATILSLAGIKRMKMDIDYEMLPFLIPAPSQGVIAVAGHSDKKDINDILKSINHTPTQICVEMERNFLSTLEGGCTAPIGAFAEIFEDQIRFKGALCSLDGKNCIATDESFIYNEEENFGEKFAKVVLENGGKELMTEIKSQI